One genomic segment of Acidobacteriota bacterium includes these proteins:
- a CDS encoding divalent metal cation transporter, with protein sequence MNTAAPPAPHPEEQTLLEAQRKGGLALVLAYFKLSGPGWLQSALTLGGGSLSSSLYLGVLAGYSLLWLQPVAMVLGIVMLSAIGYVTTSTGASPFQAVNRQVNPVLGWGWALASLLASLVWSMPQYSLATAVIQQNLLPGVVEGWPGKILVVLLLLGISTAATWSYGRGRMGVKLYEVILKIAVALIVACFIAVVITLSLSPQGLPWQSLWKGFIPNPQSLLTPSEQYLPLLQSVAEAHRSYWSDLIVQKQTDVLVSAAATAVGINMTFLFPYTLLRRKWGKAFRGFVIFDLGSGMLIPFMIATSCVVIAAATQFHVQPQPGLGPETAEQQMAAASPIQQREFQQLLKGRVAAGQSVAPAETMSFSPAEKKLAATLVTRDAFDLADSLQPLSGRSFANLVFGLGVLGMALSTITLLMLASGLVICEMFNLPATGWTYRLATLTAATGALGPFVWSKAAFWLAIPTSVFGFILLPLAYLTFLLLMNQRKVLGPEMPRGASRWTWNSLMTLATAVAGCGSLIMVWKKGGPWGMAAVGLVAVAALWFHLRRRRKPVTSGQADSPSG encoded by the coding sequence ATGAATACCGCCGCCCCGCCTGCCCCACACCCGGAAGAGCAGACCCTCCTGGAGGCCCAAAGAAAAGGTGGGCTTGCGCTGGTGCTGGCCTACTTCAAGCTGTCGGGGCCGGGTTGGCTGCAGAGCGCCCTGACCCTGGGCGGCGGCTCCTTGAGCAGCAGCCTCTACCTGGGCGTGCTGGCCGGCTACTCGCTGCTCTGGCTGCAGCCCGTGGCCATGGTGCTGGGCATCGTGATGCTGAGCGCCATCGGATATGTCACCACCTCCACCGGCGCTTCCCCCTTTCAGGCCGTCAATCGGCAGGTCAACCCCGTGCTGGGGTGGGGCTGGGCGCTGGCCTCGCTGCTGGCCAGCCTGGTGTGGTCGATGCCCCAATATTCCCTGGCGACGGCCGTAATACAGCAGAACCTGCTTCCGGGGGTAGTCGAAGGATGGCCGGGCAAGATCCTGGTGGTGCTCCTGCTCCTGGGGATTTCGACGGCTGCCACCTGGAGCTACGGGCGCGGCCGCATGGGAGTCAAGCTGTACGAGGTCATTCTCAAGATCGCGGTGGCCCTGATCGTGGCCTGCTTCATCGCGGTGGTGATTACCCTGAGCCTGTCTCCCCAGGGATTGCCCTGGCAGTCTCTGTGGAAGGGGTTCATCCCCAATCCGCAATCGCTGCTCACTCCCTCGGAACAATATCTCCCGCTGCTTCAGTCCGTGGCGGAGGCCCATCGTTCCTACTGGAGCGACCTCATCGTGCAGAAGCAGACCGACGTGCTGGTCAGCGCCGCGGCCACGGCCGTGGGCATCAACATGACCTTCCTCTTTCCCTACACGCTGCTCCGGCGCAAGTGGGGCAAGGCCTTTCGCGGCTTCGTGATCTTCGATCTGGGCAGCGGCATGCTGATTCCCTTCATGATTGCCACCAGTTGCGTGGTCATCGCCGCTGCAACCCAGTTCCACGTCCAACCGCAGCCGGGCCTGGGGCCGGAGACGGCCGAGCAACAGATGGCCGCCGCCTCGCCCATTCAGCAAAGGGAGTTCCAGCAGTTGTTGAAGGGTCGAGTGGCAGCGGGCCAATCTGTGGCGCCTGCGGAAACCATGTCTTTCTCCCCGGCCGAGAAAAAGCTGGCGGCGACGCTGGTGACCCGGGACGCCTTCGACCTGGCCGACTCGCTGCAGCCGCTGAGCGGTCGATCCTTCGCCAACCTGGTCTTCGGTCTCGGCGTGCTGGGGATGGCCCTGTCGACCATCACGCTGCTGATGCTGGCCTCCGGGCTGGTGATCTGCGAGATGTTCAACCTGCCCGCCACCGGCTGGACCTATCGGCTGGCCACCCTGACCGCGGCCACCGGGGCCCTGGGACCCTTCGTCTGGAGCAAGGCCGCCTTCTGGCTGGCCATCCCCACCTCGGTCTTCGGCTTTATCCTGCTGCCGCTGGCCTACCTAACCTTCCTGCTGCTGATGAACCAGCGCAAGGTGCTGGGTCCGGAGATGCCCCGGGGCGCGAGCCGCTGGACCTGGAACAGCCTGATGACGCTGGCCACCGCGGTCGCCGGCTGCGGCAGCCTCATCATGGTGTGGAAGAAGGGCGGGCCCTGGGGGATGGCGGCGGTGGGGCTGGTGGCGGTTGCGGCGCTTTGGTTTCATTTGCGGCGGCGCCGGAAACCCGTAACCTCCGGTCAGGCGGATTCGCCAAGCGGGTAA
- a CDS encoding aldo/keto reductase, with product MPQRPLSSHQVDRPTDRRTFLKACGAAAGSMVLAPLSGCQQAPPPSEPAGRPSHLVQFGHTDLYVSRHCQGTAFRRHLSREGGDAEAHKLIGHCIDLGINFFDSSEAYGHGGSETALGHGIAGRRSEVVIATKAAASGADGKPLVFTREILTRKCEASLNRLQTDYIDIYLLHGADKLTPSSEQYSPPHDTPTLEHMEEIADALDSLVQAGKIRYWGVSNHLAKQVDELIEIGMRADRSGKSRLAGLQDYYNIVSGARRDFMSQELFPLIRKGNLGLMAFSPLGEGRLVPGREPEEGSPLVGVIEELDRVAEELGVSRPQVCVAWVLSHPEVTSALSGGEKPEHVEDNFKGTKLTLPAEALTRLKAASDTYNELMAKAKAEG from the coding sequence ATGCCCCAACGTCCCTTGTCTTCGCATCAGGTCGACCGTCCCACCGACCGCAGGACCTTCCTCAAGGCTTGTGGAGCGGCCGCGGGCTCGATGGTGCTGGCCCCGCTGTCCGGTTGCCAGCAGGCCCCACCGCCGTCCGAGCCTGCCGGCCGTCCCTCTCACCTGGTGCAGTTCGGCCACACCGACCTCTACGTTTCCAGGCACTGCCAGGGCACGGCCTTCCGGCGCCATCTCAGCCGCGAGGGCGGGGATGCCGAGGCCCACAAGCTGATAGGGCACTGTATCGACCTCGGCATCAATTTCTTCGACTCCTCCGAAGCCTACGGGCACGGAGGATCCGAGACCGCATTGGGGCACGGAATCGCCGGACGGCGCAGCGAGGTGGTGATCGCCACCAAGGCCGCTGCAAGCGGCGCCGACGGAAAGCCCCTGGTCTTCACCCGGGAGATCCTGACCCGGAAGTGCGAAGCCAGCCTCAATCGCCTGCAAACCGACTACATCGATATCTACCTGTTGCACGGCGCCGACAAGCTCACTCCCTCCAGCGAACAATACTCGCCGCCTCACGACACCCCGACTCTGGAACACATGGAGGAGATTGCCGACGCCCTGGACAGCCTGGTTCAGGCCGGCAAGATCCGCTACTGGGGAGTTTCCAACCACCTGGCCAAGCAGGTGGACGAGTTGATCGAGATCGGAATGAGGGCCGACAGGTCCGGCAAGTCACGCCTCGCCGGCCTGCAGGACTACTACAACATCGTGTCCGGCGCCCGCCGGGACTTCATGAGCCAGGAGTTGTTCCCGCTGATTCGCAAGGGCAACCTGGGGCTGATGGCCTTCAGCCCTCTGGGCGAAGGCAGACTGGTGCCGGGTCGAGAGCCCGAGGAGGGATCTCCCCTAGTCGGCGTGATCGAGGAACTGGACCGGGTCGCCGAAGAACTGGGGGTCAGCCGCCCCCAGGTGTGCGTGGCCTGGGTGCTTTCTCACCCCGAGGTGACCAGCGCCCTCTCTGGAGGGGAAAAGCCCGAGCACGTGGAGGACAACTTCAAGGGCACAAAGCTCACCCTGCCGGCAGAGGCTCTGACGCGGCTCAAGGCCGCCTCCGACACCTACAACGAGCTGATGGCCAAAGCGAAAGCCGAGGGTTGA
- a CDS encoding aldo/keto reductase yields the protein MPLRPLSSRAVDSPTDRRTFLKACGAAAGSVVLAPLSGCQQAPPPPEPTSRPSHLVQFGHTDLWVSRHCQGTAFRRHLSREGGDVEAHKLIRHCIDIGINFFDSAEGYGMGGSETALGHGVAGRRNEVVIATKGSPHPAGEKPLVFTKEILTRKCEASLKRLNTDYIDIYLLHAPDAITPSSQRPEPPAGTATLEHMEMIADTMDSLVQSGKIRYWGVSSHLAKQVDELIEIGMRPDRSGKSRLAGLQDYYNIVSGARRDFMSEELFPLIRKGNLGLMAFSPLGEGRLVPGREPEEGSPLTGVIQELDRVAEELGVSRPQVCVAWVLSHPEVTSALSGGEKPEHVEDNFKGTQLTLPDEALTRLKAASDTYNELMAKAEG from the coding sequence ATGCCCCTACGTCCCCTGTCTTCCCGTGCCGTCGACAGTCCGACCGATCGCAGGACCTTCCTCAAGGCTTGCGGAGCGGCTGCCGGCTCGGTGGTACTGGCTCCGCTGTCCGGTTGCCAACAGGCGCCACCGCCGCCCGAACCCACCAGCCGTCCCTCTCACCTGGTGCAGTTCGGCCACACCGACCTCTGGGTCTCCAGGCACTGCCAGGGCACGGCCTTCCGGCGCCACCTCAGCCGCGAGGGCGGGGACGTGGAGGCTCACAAGCTGATCCGGCACTGCATCGACATCGGCATCAACTTCTTCGACTCCGCCGAAGGCTACGGGATGGGAGGATCCGAAACCGCACTGGGGCACGGAGTCGCCGGACGGCGCAACGAGGTGGTGATCGCCACCAAAGGCTCGCCGCATCCCGCCGGCGAGAAACCCTTGGTCTTCACCAAGGAGATCCTGACCCGGAAGTGCGAAGCCAGCCTCAAACGCCTGAACACCGACTACATCGATATCTACCTGCTGCACGCCCCCGACGCGATTACTCCGTCCAGCCAACGTCCGGAGCCGCCCGCCGGCACCGCGACCCTGGAGCACATGGAGATGATCGCCGACACCATGGACAGCCTGGTTCAGTCCGGCAAGATCCGTTACTGGGGAGTTTCCAGCCACCTGGCCAAACAGGTGGACGAGCTGATCGAGATCGGAATGAGGCCGGACAGGTCGGGAAAATCACGCCTCGCCGGCCTGCAGGACTACTACAACATCGTGTCCGGCGCCCGCCGCGACTTCATGAGCGAGGAGCTGTTCCCGCTGATTCGCAAGGGCAACCTGGGACTGATGGCCTTCAGCCCGCTGGGAGAAGGCAGGCTGGTGCCGGGCCGGGAGCCCGAGGAGGGATCTCCCCTGACAGGCGTGATCCAGGAACTGGACCGGGTCGCCGAAGAACTGGGCGTCAGCCGCCCCCAGGTGTGCGTGGCCTGGGTGCTCTCTCATCCCGAGGTGACCAGCGCCCTCTCCGGAGGAGAAAAGCCCGAGCACGTGGAGGACAACTTCAAGGGCACCCAGCTCACCCTCCCCGACGAGGCCCTGACGCGACTCAAGGCCGCCTCCGACACCTACAACGAACTGATGGCGAAAGCGGAGGGTTGA
- a CDS encoding PQQ-like beta-propeller repeat protein, producing the protein MSPSATDSNKTERRRRLRWWPAAAIGIAALVALTWIWSAEVSHEAVRTVRTAMVVIVSLLLLLLWWMLASGLRWRARWLGLAAVVLVGFLLRSLVAYEGVDGNLVPILRWSWTSRTVPEISGSGSGLHTVTVAGAETDFPQFLGPNRDARLPGPRLSTDWTQHPPKELWKQPIGLGWSSFAIAGELAVTQEQRGSRQLVVAYQLRSGEVVWVRTDQGSFQSALGGDGPRATPTISREGRVYTLSPRGLLNCLELETGKLLWQRNIETENAAGGMRWGRSSSPLLVDDLVVVNPGGSPHRSLAAYRQLSGELVWTSGNAVTSYASPTLLTLLGRPQIVMVNQQMVTAHSPEDGRILWEQAFPSGQPHCSQPVAVADDLVFVSSGYGIGSRLFRISPGEDGKYRSETVWESRGLKTKFTNTVLHKGSIYGLDEGILVCLDPETGRRRWKRGRYGHGQLILVGDLLLITSEQGEVALVEANPERYQEVARFPALDGITWNTPALSGDLLLVRNHQEAAAYKLPVAQ; encoded by the coding sequence TTGAGTCCATCCGCAACCGATTCAAACAAGACTGAGAGGCGGCGCCGGCTCCGCTGGTGGCCGGCAGCGGCCATCGGAATTGCCGCCCTGGTCGCCTTGACCTGGATCTGGTCCGCCGAGGTGAGCCACGAGGCAGTCCGAACCGTCCGGACGGCCATGGTCGTGATCGTTTCCCTGCTGCTGCTCCTCCTGTGGTGGATGCTGGCCTCGGGCCTGAGATGGAGAGCCAGGTGGTTGGGATTGGCGGCTGTCGTCCTGGTCGGGTTCCTGCTGCGCAGCCTGGTGGCCTATGAGGGAGTGGACGGCAACCTGGTCCCCATTCTGCGCTGGAGCTGGACCTCCCGGACCGTCCCCGAGATCTCCGGCTCGGGTTCCGGCCTGCACACGGTTACGGTAGCCGGCGCGGAGACCGACTTTCCCCAGTTTCTGGGCCCCAACCGGGATGCGCGGCTGCCCGGACCCAGGCTGTCCACCGACTGGACCCAACATCCTCCCAAGGAGCTCTGGAAGCAGCCGATCGGCTTGGGATGGTCCTCCTTCGCCATTGCCGGCGAGCTGGCCGTCACCCAGGAACAGCGCGGCTCACGGCAACTGGTGGTCGCCTACCAACTGCGCAGCGGCGAGGTCGTCTGGGTCCGCACCGACCAGGGCTCGTTCCAAAGCGCCCTGGGAGGAGACGGCCCGCGGGCCACGCCCACCATTTCGCGGGAGGGCAGAGTCTACACCCTGAGCCCCAGGGGCCTGCTCAACTGCCTGGAGCTCGAAACCGGCAAGCTGCTCTGGCAACGCAACATCGAGACCGAAAACGCGGCCGGCGGCATGCGGTGGGGGCGCAGCTCTTCCCCGCTGCTGGTCGACGACCTGGTGGTGGTCAATCCGGGAGGATCCCCCCATCGTTCCCTGGCCGCCTACCGCCAACTCAGCGGCGAGCTGGTCTGGACCTCCGGAAACGCCGTCACTTCCTACGCCTCACCAACCCTGCTCACCCTGCTGGGCCGGCCTCAGATCGTCATGGTGAATCAGCAGATGGTTACCGCCCATTCGCCCGAGGACGGTCGCATCCTCTGGGAGCAGGCCTTCCCCAGCGGTCAGCCTCACTGCTCCCAACCGGTGGCCGTAGCCGACGACCTGGTGTTCGTCTCCAGCGGCTATGGAATCGGCAGCAGGCTGTTCCGGATCAGCCCCGGCGAGGATGGCAAATACCGTTCGGAAACCGTTTGGGAAAGCCGGGGACTCAAAACCAAGTTCACCAACACCGTCCTGCACAAGGGCTCGATCTACGGCCTGGACGAGGGGATCCTGGTCTGCCTGGACCCGGAGACGGGCCGGCGGCGATGGAAGCGGGGCCGCTACGGCCACGGCCAGCTCATTCTGGTGGGGGACCTGCTGCTCATCACCTCGGAGCAGGGCGAGGTGGCGCTGGTGGAGGCCAATCCCGAGCGGTACCAGGAAGTCGCCCGCTTTCCGGCCCTCGACGGAATCACCTGGAACACGCCGGCCCTCAGCGGTGACCTTCTGCTGGTCAGGAATCACCAGGAAGCCGCCGCCTACAAACTTCCCGTGGCGCAGTAG